Proteins encoded by one window of Candidatus Omnitrophota bacterium:
- a CDS encoding phage minor head protein: MSEDEIIAKLLKELSLGGTLFEGIMGSFGNIAGEMVDYVSVEQVHEEWKGINRWTWVTVKDADRCDDCAERDGQVKTWEEWEALGLPGLGATVCGWRCRCTLEPG; the protein is encoded by the coding sequence ATGAGTGAGGATGAGATAATCGCGAAGCTGCTAAAGGAGTTGTCGCTGGGCGGGACGCTATTCGAAGGCATCATGGGGAGCTTCGGGAACATAGCCGGCGAGATGGTGGACTATGTATCGGTAGAGCAGGTACACGAGGAATGGAAGGGAATTAATCGGTGGACTTGGGTAACCGTGAAGGATGCGGACCGGTGCGATGATTGCGCGGAACGTGACGGGCAGGTAAAGACGTGGGAGGAATGGGAAGCGCTGGGGCTTCCTGGATTGGGGGCGACGGTGTGCGGCTGGCGGTGCCGCTGCACGCTGGAGCCGGGATAA